The nucleotide sequence CGGACGAAGGTGCTGTCCGGCTCGCCGATCAGGTTGGCCGCCATGCCGAGCAGGTACTGAACGGCGAGGGCCGTCAGTGCCTCGCGGGAACGGCGGCGGAGGTGCGCGGCGGGAGTCACCGCTGCGGCGGATTCGGACATGAGCGCTCCTCGAGGAGAGACGGTTACGGCGTCGGCGTCATTCTGCTCTTTCCCGGCCCCGCGGCACCAGGGGCGGTCACGCGCCGAAGATCGCCCGCAGCTCCTCGACCGGCGCCTTCGGCCGGCGGTCCTCGAAGACCAGCCCGTTCGTCTCCTGACCGGTGTCGGCCAGTTGCGTGTAGCAGTAGCCTGCGAGGGGAGCGGACGACCGCACCGCGCCGACGAGGGCGCGCAGCCGCTCCACCAGGTCCGCCGCGCTGGTCGCCGTCGAGTAGCCCCAGGCGTCCTCCGGCCCGTTCTCGGTGTACGAGATGCCGCCGAACTCCGTCAGCATGATGGGGGCGTCGAGCCGCTGCTCAGCGTCGACCACCAGGCGACGGCCCGGGAGGGTGAACGGCGCGCCGAGGATGCCCTCGCGCGTCGCATACCGCTCGCGGACCCGCTCCGGATCGTGGTCGTAGTCGTGGATGGACAGGATGTCGGACGCCGCGTGCTCCCAGCCGTCGTTGGAGATGACCGGCCGGCTCGGGTCGACCGTCTTCGTGAGGTGCACGAGCGCCTTCGCGTACGACACCATCCGGGGGTCGTGGGCGAGGTGCTGCACGCCCCAGCTCTCGTTGAGCGGCACCCAGGTGACGATCGAGGGATGCGACCGGTCGCGGTCGAGGATCGCCGACCATTCGGCGACACTGCGCCGCACGGCCTCCGGGCTGAACGCGTACGCCGCCGGCGCCTCGCCCCAGACGAGAAGACCGAGCTTGTCGGCCCAGAACAGGAAGCGGGGGTCCTCGTACTTCTGGTGCAGGCGCGCCGCGTTGAAGCCGAGGTCGAGGATGAGCTGGGCCTCTGCCCGCAGGGCGTCCGCGCTCGGCGCGGCCGAGTGCGACTCCGGCCAGTAGCCCTGGTTCAGCACGGAGCGCAGATAGAGGGGACGGTCGTTGAGCAGGAACCGGCCGCCCTCGACGGCGGTCGAGCGCAGACCGAAGTACGACGCGACAACGTCGCCCGCGCCCTCCGCGCCGTTCAGCGCGACGGTCGCATCCAGCAGCGTGGGATGCGCCGGCGACCACAGCAGCTCCTCGTAGGCCTGCCCGTTGGTCTGGCGGTGGATGCGGAACGGGATCTCCACCTCCCGCCCCGCGATCGCGGTCTCGACGCTCGCGAGCGGTTCGCCGCCCAGCTGCACGGTTATCCGCGCGGTCGTGCCCGCAGGCGCCGACCGGCTCAGGCGGAGCTGCGCCGTGACCTCGCCGGCCGGCACGTCGGTCAGCCAGTGCAGCTGCTCGACCCGTAGCGCGGGCGCGGCTTCCAGCCACACCGGCTGCCAGATCCCGGTGGTGCGGTGGTACCAGATGGAATGCGGGTGATGCCGCCAATCCTGCTTGCCGCGCGGCTGCGCCACGTCGGCGGGGTCGTCCTGCGCGCGGACGGTGATGGAGAAGTCGCCGTCGCCGACGAGGTCGGTGATGTCGAGGGCGAAGGGGGTCGAGCCGCCTTCGTGTCGTCCGGCCGAGCGTCCGTCGATCCAGACCTCGCAGGCGTGGTCGACCGCGCCGAAGTTCAGCAGCAGGCGCTCGCCGGCCGGGACCTCGTCGCGCAGGACGGTGCGCTGGTACCAGACGACCGGATGGAAGCCGGTGTCGCCGACGCCCGAAGCGTCCGACTCGAACGGGAACGGCACCTGGATGACACCGGCCAGCGACCGGGACGACTCCCAGTGCTCGCGCAGCCCGCGGTCGTCGTCGTCGAATGCGAACGTCCACGGACCGGAGAGGTCGAGCCAGTCGGCCCGGACGAGCTGCG is from Leifsonia sp. 466MF and encodes:
- a CDS encoding glycoside hydrolase family 2 protein translates to MLTEERRTDAATAQDGRYPRPQLVRADWLDLSGPWTFAFDDDDRGLREHWESSRSLAGVIQVPFPFESDASGVGDTGFHPVVWYQRTVLRDEVPAGERLLLNFGAVDHACEVWIDGRSAGRHEGGSTPFALDITDLVGDGDFSITVRAQDDPADVAQPRGKQDWRHHPHSIWYHRTTGIWQPVWLEAAPALRVEQLHWLTDVPAGEVTAQLRLSRSAPAGTTARITVQLGGEPLASVETAIAGREVEIPFRIHRQTNGQAYEELLWSPAHPTLLDATVALNGAEGAGDVVASYFGLRSTAVEGGRFLLNDRPLYLRSVLNQGYWPESHSAAPSADALRAEAQLILDLGFNAARLHQKYEDPRFLFWADKLGLLVWGEAPAAYAFSPEAVRRSVAEWSAILDRDRSHPSIVTWVPLNESWGVQHLAHDPRMVSYAKALVHLTKTVDPSRPVISNDGWEHAASDILSIHDYDHDPERVRERYATREGILGAPFTLPGRRLVVDAEQRLDAPIMLTEFGGISYTENGPEDAWGYSTATSAADLVERLRALVGAVRSSAPLAGYCYTQLADTGQETNGLVFEDRRPKAPVEELRAIFGA